GCTAAATAGATTGGCCTATACAAACCTTTGATCGACTGATTATTGTTGTactgtttttcaatatttccacCATACCCCCCTTTCTGGttcaaatcatttcaaaatgtttttacagaatttctaataattctatacctactatttttcgaaaaataattttcgtaaaaatttcattacctacattttagctacgttttgataatttttatcaaatgttgaaattattttcgttatcttttttcaataatcaacCAGTtgtaattcaataattttcacaatttcagaaAACAAAGAGCTGATTGAGCTGATGCATAAAAAGACCTGATCGTAATTAATTACTTtttctgcagttattttttttatgactttccacctaaaaataatttttcagtgttcccaactgaaaaaaaaaaaacaggaagaatttcacaattttcaagattttttatttagatttttctgttttttatttggttaattttttgtatcttaactttttcatttttttttgtattttttgactttttgattaAGATTTGAATGAAATATCAATAATCgccattaaaaaatgttttcatctcAAATGTTTCCAagtcaaaaaataccaaaacagTCGATAAAACTtggtttaaaactttttttttttttaatgaaaaaaattcttagatcaaaaacgatgaaaaactttcaaatttttcatccccattcacaaaaaattgatttctaaaaaaaaatttttttcatcaagtgttGAATatgtttatcattttttcaataatcaacCAGTAATTCAATTATGGATCAGTTCATAATTGGTAGTTTTTCAAGtcacgttttttgacaaaatattgatCAGGACAGTTGAAGATCGCCCTTTTATGCATAAAAGTGatatcaaaacagaaaaaaaaaattgttcaaatggtTACATGATTTGTGATTGGTTGAGAGTTttaaaaatgcccattttttgGAGGtgttttcaaatccaaaaacgaattatttgaatttttttcaaaaattcaatcccAGTGTGTGATAGAGGAAGGTtcgaactttattttttttaaattcaaattcggtCGTAACCGACACCTCTAAgtcttttggtaaaaatttgatcgaTAATTGGTAGTGATGTAGACcgcaaaattgattttgatccTTGTAGGGACAACAATTCCGATATGATTAGGCGATTTAATCGTCGGTCCGTTCACGAGGTCGATTTGCCTGCACACACTAGATTCGTCGTAAAAAATGTAAGTCCAATCCGGATGTTCGGGATTTCCAGGGGTCCCAGTCCATCGATTTTGTATACACACAGTTTTCAGCGCTTGGATCGCCTGATCTATAAAACCAGTGGATCGGATGATGTTTAGGAATACTATTTGTTCTTCTGACAAGTACCACTGGGGTAAGAAATCGAGTAATATAtctgcaaaaaattctcgttctgTATGTTTACGGGTGAATAAGTGCATCCGTAAAGTCGGCAACCAGTTATGGTGCAGCGAACATAGCTGCATATAGCTACGTGCTAAATTCGCAGCGCATCTACTATAAAATGAAGTCTTATCGATGAAATGAGCTGCATTATGCTCGAAGATGTCATCCAACTTATAATGGAAGAGTTTAAGTCCGTCACAGTCATACTTCCGTACCGTAAGGATGTAATACCAGCCTCGGAAGAATTTTTCGAGAATCGCTGTTTTGTTTTGTCGAGCTTTGGGTAAGGATTTTTCAGTTATTGATGGTGTGGCACTGGGAGTCGATTTTAAGAAAAGTTCAAATACAGAATCGTCGACTGTGTGTATCCACGGGAGGTCACGCGTTTTGAATATATCAAGAATATCAAATGGGAGCTTCGGGCTTTGCTTTTTCATGATTTCTTGCACTTCAGATTTCTTgaattcatcttcaaaaactccgTAAAGTTCCAGCGCAAGTTTGCTCGTGTGAACTGCGCATTCGAAAAAGTTGAGGAACTGTAACATTGGGCATTTGTAATACAGAGTTAACGCAATAGATGCCTATCCAATACCGTAAGTTGAAAATGTGAGTGGGTGAAGGGAGGGAAGGGGGTGGGGTTCTGAATTTTGGTACAaggggagttttttttttttggtcaagtacTGAATACGAATAGGTACTTGAGTTTATAATTTGGTTCCACAaatatcgattttcaatcaaaaattattgaaattgttCTATTCCAAAATGAATTCGTATGAATTAAAAGATACCTTTTTGTCACCCCTCAGCCCTCCCTCCTTCTGCTGAACTTCTTTCTTCATAATATCTCTACAAATATTAGCGTAGCAAAAATAATTGCTCAGCACATTAGAGGTATTAGAAGataataaaacatgcaaaacaattcattgaaattatgtttgaagtgggaaaaatattttttaaaattcttaaaacatcagaaaaattttcatccacccTCTGTTTTTTACCTATGACCTCCACAAAATGAGTTGATTCTGGTTGGACTAGGTATAACTATGTATATCAGCGATAAAGAATTGAGAATATCCTAGGagttattttattgaaaacttaCAAAGGTGTCCACGCTTTTGACGAATCCTTTTCTGTATTCTTTTCTATATTGttgattgaaacatttttttaccaataatttggcagaatcgttgaaatttccCATTAATGACAGAACGTCTGCCGGTAATTCAATCGATTCTGAAATGCAcgatagattatttttcatgtaggGTTCCCAACTGTATTTTGGATACCATTGaagttttgaactttgaagcgtTGAATGAGTAAACTTACTGGATAACGTGTTGTCGTCTGTTGTTATTTGAGCTACCGCCGCCTTGTTCGACAAAACTATGCTGTTTTGTACGCAAAAAACAAACAGATAactcaaaatgcaaaatcttATGGCCATCCTTAAGCTCGTCTTATACACCCAACAAAGTAATGAGCGAATGTAGATTCATGCTTACTGTTTTGATTGAATAAAGctgctaaaaattattaaatgaagCGAGAACTTCATCCGTAATTAATATTTTGACTATCTAGGATGTTGTGGCATTAGttttttatgattgatttttaaacggctgtaatcaaaaattaaagatCAAAgatcaaaagtcaaaatattaataatatcGTCATGGTTGAGACTTGAGAGAGCTGATAGTTCTCAGATTACGAAAATTTCTACATTTCGATTACACCATCGTCGTCTAAAcggaaatacaaattttcgtgctgattgattaaattcaaaatcgattaaGTATTGATGAAATATCATTAATAGGAGGATTTCTAGATGATTTTTTCGAGCATTCAAAAGTCTGATAGAATTCCTGACATCATTTCAGGAACACGAAACGAACAACAGAATTATcccgttttcaaaaatctgtcaaaatgtcagaaagttACTTTTGAGATTTCAACTTAATTTAAACAATTCATtcaccaagttttcaaaaatcagactCTTAGAAGTTGATTTCAGTACGTAACCCAAAATGCCAGAATtttccactatttttttttttcaagttccttATTCTTGAAAGtcggataaaattttgtaaaaccaGAAATTATActctgaaaattggaaattatattcatagatttttttgtacctctTAACTATGTagattttgtttcttttgttttcttaTTTCAGCTTAGTCGACATTTTATTATAAGAATAAAGAACATCATTTGAATGCAATCGTTCAAGTATTTTTCTTTCTCCCCCTCGACCCACTGGATACCTACTTGGTTTAAATTTGGCTGTCATAGCATCTTTGTTAATACATACAATACTTGAGAGTCGATTCTTGAATGTATTGAAAGTTACGTGATGAGAAAAAAGATTCTATGCAAAGTAGATAGGTCTACAAACCCTTTGTCAACTGATTGTTGAgctgtttttcaatatttccacCATTTCCTCCCCCCTTTCTACttcaaatcatttcaaaatttttttgcagaattttctaataattcctaaggtattattttttgaaaaatgattttcgtgaaaattccaTTATATTTTAGCtacgttttgataatttttatcaagaGCTGAATTGTTTTCGTCATTATTTcaatcagtggcgtagccaggattttctcaaggagggggcaaaaccagatttttaggcatgaaaaatcgaaatgaggggtaattttctggaaatctattgtaatgtgtggtgatttcatgaaaatgaaggcaaaattactgcgagagcgaagcgagagcgaaaatttttagaaaaaatgggtccaaacaacgaaaaaacgtccatttttgcatgttttctttcaaattttcgctcgcaaggggggggggcatggcccccttcgccccccccccttggctacgccactgatttCAATATGTAAGTAATCACTAATCAACCagtaattcaataattttcacaatttcaaaaaacaagaaGCTGATACATAAAAAGATCTGATCGTAATTACCTGTTCTGCAGTTATCTCTTTTTATGACTTTCGcctgaaaagaatttttcaatattcccaacttaaaaaaaaaaaatcaggaataatttctcaactttcaagatttttcgttaaaatttttctgttttttattttattaattttacttATAGCATTTACCtgaaatattatacctacttaatcagtACCTAATGCTTGATGTTTCTAAGTTGAAAGACACTAAAAACTAAAACAGTTGGTAaaatttgcttttaaaaatgaagaaaacttgAGGATTtaagcgaatttttttttactaatttacGTCTTttcgttttctcaaaaatccatttttttttgaagaaaaaaaagagttgaagagacaaaatgtaaaaaaacaaaatttgtcaccaaaaaatttctcgTCTGTCGGAtaagatgacttttttttcctgagatttcatccaatttttctcgtaaacgaataaaaacttcgtactttgaaaatgataaatcgATACTTCGGAGTCCAACATCtcaatttaataataaaaaaattatcaaaaattcaatcacgcttggaaaaattgcttcaaaattcaccacgtAGCCAAGCGATCCCTAAAGTAACGTTTATGAATACGGTCCTCAAtcttttgaaatacatattttgagcaattcaaaagaagaaataaaGTTCAACCAAATCTGATTGCGATGgggaaattgcaaaattgtagagcataaaattttccatctgtGAGATTTGCTCATCTTCTAGAAGCCTGTGAAATCAGAAAGCTCCACTTAATTGGATAGGTCCGCCTCAAATTGCTCTtgtgtacctttttttttcgttttctgagctttaaaaaatacctacttatgattcttttaaattttaaacaaaatctcCACCTTGAATGATTAGAAAATATAAGGGAGCTTGAATGGGGGGGGGCTAAaggagtaggtgtttcaaaaataaatacttaatctTAATAAATCGACGTACGAAGATGATGATTGCCCAACCAAATAAATGTCAAATGTCAAGATCTTTTTGTTGCACTAACAAGAGATGACGAGGGGGGGTGTAAGAGAAGGAGAGTTTGATACCTATTTATGCTCATTTGGTTCACCTCGGCTGTGATTTCTTTCCGATTGAAGAGTCCTATTGCccaaaatgctttaaaaaatgcTCGATTTTTGGAAGTTACCTATCTATACTCATTactcagtaatttttaaatgtttgattCTGccatgatgaatatttttttgaacttggcaATATAAGGGTTAATAGAGTGCAAATGCAACAGAAGCtttaattggtatatttttttttgtatttttgagctATAAAGTTATTACTTTTTAATGATAACTGGACTAGTCGAATGTGCATTATTCATCAGATTATTTCAACCGGTTTGCCTTCGTAAGGACATCGCCCGTTTTGAGCACAGTTGTACCAGAACCATTTAAacctatactcgtacttagTCTTACGTACTTAGGATTTaggattaaaaattcaactatagCCATCGTCATACTTTTCCATATTTTACGTggtttacccccccccccccccacatacAAAAAATTGCTACGTTATTACGTATAGGATACCCATTGCTCATTGATATGGCCTAATAGCTCTTTAATTAGGTTAACGCGAGGTAATTAACTTGCCATTATACGATgcttttaaaaagttggctttCACTGGGCGTCCGTTGGCTGCGGTTTAAAAGCTCCAGTGATTGTAATTAAGACCGTTTTCCATTTCATCTCACCATAGCATTGGTTGATGACGCGTCTGCCATTCTACCTCCGTGGATGAGGCGATCGTCGACGACGGAGACTTTATTCGTTAAAACGTTAAAGAGAGCATCGtgcgtgtaaaaaaatttttcccatcTCGGACGGATGCGATTTCCAGCCGGCTGACTGGATTTCTTATTCTCGTTTTGTTTTTACCTTtaacaaaaataggtacaacgAAAATGCTGCCACCAAGATATGGGCATAGGTTTAGTGACTGGAACTGACTGCCGTGCGGACAGGTGTAATGCCGTTAAAATGCACCTGTATGATTCCTGCCTCCTCGTAAATGGATTTCTATACCGTTTTGCCCATTCTCTGTCGATCTCGATAGATACTACCTTGTGTGTACACGCTTATACCTattaaattgttattttttggttatataaaaaatcacaaaaatattattgtttCGAATATAATTACACGTTTGTGTAGGGGACCAACTCGCAGGTTAGGTTTTAATTTCGTCAAATTCGCCGCGCCTCGGACGAATTATTATTGGTGTTTTTACTGCAAATAcgatgaattatttcaaataccCGGTAGTTAGGACTTCGGTGGGTTTATCGAATGTTCATTTGtatggtgaggggggggggggttgatatTGAGTTATCTACAATGTTTCCAAATAATATGAAGTAACAGCAGGCTGGTCAATATCGTCGAAATCGAGGTTTAATTTGCAGCATAGGCTGACTTGAATACAGATTTTCTCTAGAGAATGGCGAATGACTTTCAATTTTAGAGATTTGCGGTCTGATTTTTGCTTATAGATCCTAGTAAAATCAAACAGGTGTATTTTTCACTGAAGGGACGATTGCAGGTActgtcaaaattaatttacaagggaatttttgaacataCACTCTTCAGATTGAACAAAATCAAGCTATTCGAAACAGCATGTCCCGAAACCTCGGTAAACAACATTTTTGGATTCTTaattcggtaattttttggctaatttttattatttttttgaaattgacaacaCTGAGtgaaaaattggcaccgctgtgttccaaaatatttccccagaaGTCTCAAAACACATCCACAGTTGAAATGCTTCAACCTTCAACTGTTCAAACAACTTTCctttgatagaattttgaaaaaactattttcaaaaaaagtcaagttcCTCCTCAGGCAGAAAATTTGattacgaattttgaaaaaatttcaaaaagtatagtCAAGAAACAAATTGCTGaatactcattttcaaaaaattacaactcagtaattttattttggagAAACTCACCcctttggaaaaatcaaaaaggcaAAAGAAAAGACTCagcttcttcaaaatttaaacatagaaaatgaaaaactgctAATACCCAAACAAGGACTCCAATACCTATACATTAATACGTAAAAAAAGGTAGCCAGTCTCCCAGCTGCAGAACCTAGTTAACGATAAAGATTTATAGCATATAGATGATAATTTGGAACCAGGAGGTGGCTGATGCCTGAGCACATCTACTTAATCGAGAATTGGTATCAATATAACGTTATCACGTCCGTGAGGTGTTAAGGTACCTAACCTAAGTATACGTAGAGCTATACACTGTCCTACGAATTACGtcctatatactcgtatatgattACCACTAACAAGGTGTTAAACCTCACAACCCTATAATTTCCACACCAAACTGACAGCTCTAATCAGCTTTTCAAGAGGCTCGTTAGCGCTAAAAAGGTGTGAAGAGAGGTAGCAGCAGCGGTATAATTTCCATTTGAGGAGGCTTGATTACACCCCTAGATGCGCCCCGGACCAATTTTCGGCAGTCTAGAAATCACACCTATATGCAATCTCAGCTTGGACACGCGGTGCCTTTGTTTTAACAGATCGACACCTTTGCTTACTACAGCACAAGGTATATTTACTAACACGCATTTCCTTCCAGAGGTCTTCTTTCGTTGACTGGATTTGGGATCGAGTACCAGTCAAAAATTCACACGATACTTTGTGCAGTGGAaatgtacctattgaaaaaggGCCATAGTATAGTTTAGGTAATTTGACAACAATTGAGGTTGGTTGCTGAATTTGAATATCTTgctcattttttggtttaaattctTCAGTTAGGGACGTAGCGAAATGGCTTTGCagcgggggggaggggggcaaaaccaaaaaatttccaactgatttgactgaaaatttccaagttaAGTGAAAAACAAAGAGAATGAGTAATGGGGAGAAAATTCTGATACCACGCTGAATGTGCAGGGGAAGcatgggcctttcaacacgatttttttcaaaaatttttatcatggTAGTGGGGGATAAAACGGTCctaattttttgtccaaaatcattattttagtcaaaattttaaaaaagtcttagTTTTTGCAAGATTCaagaaaatcctgatttttttaggatttcaaaaagtcctgatttttgccagaaaatcgaaaaagtttcCATATTCTAAcctaagattttaaaaaatcctaattttttgccagaaattgaaaaaagtcctgattttagTCGAGTTCttaaaaaagttgagattttttatcagaaattcaaaatagccccattttttttgtcagagtCGAGAAAGTCTTGATTGCTTATCAGGATTTCTCAGGATTTCTCAGGAGtcgtgattttttccagaaagaaaactcgatttttcagccagaattcgaaaaaattgctgatttttgccagaaatacGAAAAATCTCGATGGTGGGGTAAAATAGTCCTaacattttatccaaaaatcaggatttttgccaaaatttaagaaaaagttttgattcttgcaagattcaaaaaaatcctgatttttttaggatttcaaaaaaatccttatttttgttacaaaattcgaaaaagtttccattttctaacctgagatttttaaaaattctgattttttgccagaaattgaataaagtcctgattttagtcgagtttttaaaaaagtcgagattttttaccagaaatttaaaagAGCCCCATTTTTTTGTCACAGTCGAGAAAGTCCTGATTGTTTATCAGGATTTCTTaggagtcatgatttttatcaGAAAGAAATACGCCCGATTTTTCAGGCagagttcgaaaaaaaatccatgatttttgccagaaatgtgAATAGTCTCGATTTTCATAACCAGAGATTTTGAGAAATC
This region of Planococcus citri chromosome 5, ihPlaCitr1.1, whole genome shotgun sequence genomic DNA includes:
- the LOC135846485 gene encoding uncharacterized protein LOC135846485 isoform X1, whose translation is MAIRFCILSYLFVFCVQNSIVLSNKAAVAQITTDDNTLSKSIELPADVLSLMGNFNDSAKLLVKKCFNQQYRKEYRKGFVKSVDTFFLNFFECAVHTSKLALELYGVFEDEFKKSEVQEIMKKQSPKLPFDILDIFKTRDLPWIHTVDDSVFELFLKSTPSATPSITEKSLPKARQNKTAILEKFFRGWYYILTVRKYDCDGLKLFHYKLDDIFEHNAAHFIDKTSFYSRCAANLARSYMQLCSLHHNWLPTLRMHLFTRKHTEREFFADILLDFLPQWYLSEEQIVFLNIIRSTGFIDQAIQALKTVCIQNRWTGTPGNPEHPDWTYIFYDESSVCRQIDLVNGPTIKSPNHIGIVVPTRIKINFAVYITTNYRSNFYQKT
- the LOC135846485 gene encoding uncharacterized protein LOC135846485 isoform X2 → MKFSLHLIIFSSFIQSKHIVLSNKAAVAQITTDDNTLSKSIELPADVLSLMGNFNDSAKLLVKKCFNQQYRKEYRKGFVKSVDTFFLNFFECAVHTSKLALELYGVFEDEFKKSEVQEIMKKQSPKLPFDILDIFKTRDLPWIHTVDDSVFELFLKSTPSATPSITEKSLPKARQNKTAILEKFFRGWYYILTVRKYDCDGLKLFHYKLDDIFEHNAAHFIDKTSFYSRCAANLARSYMQLCSLHHNWLPTLRMHLFTRKHTEREFFADILLDFLPQWYLSEEQIVFLNIIRSTGFIDQAIQALKTVCIQNRWTGTPGNPEHPDWTYIFYDESSVCRQIDLVNGPTIKSPNHIGIVVPTRIKINFAVYITTNYRSNFYQKT